Proteins from one Chroococcidiopsis sp. CCMEE 29 genomic window:
- the arsC gene encoding arsenate reductase, glutathione/glutaredoxin type, translating into MKHVMFVCKKNSRRSQMAEGFARTLGNGKIEVTSSGLEASSVDPTTVQVMSEIGIDISAQTSKPLNNFNPEDYDAVISLCGCGVNLPEEWVLREVFQDWQLDDPEGQTIDTFRRVRDEVKERVATLIQSLS; encoded by the coding sequence ATGAAACATGTAATGTTTGTTTGCAAGAAAAATTCCCGCCGTTCTCAAATGGCAGAAGGCTTTGCCCGTACCTTAGGCAATGGTAAGATTGAAGTCACCAGTTCTGGACTGGAAGCTAGCTCTGTAGATCCCACCACGGTTCAAGTGATGTCTGAAATTGGCATTGATATCAGCGCTCAGACATCTAAGCCATTGAATAATTTCAACCCGGAAGATTATGATGCAGTGATTTCCTTGTGTGGCTGTGGGGTGAACCTGCCAGAAGAGTGGGTGTTAAGAGAAGTTTTTCAGGATTGGCAACTAGACGATCCAGAGGGGCAAACAATAGACACTTTTCGCCGGGTGCGGGATGAAGTGAAGGAAAGGGTGGCAACATTGATTCAATCTCTTAGCTAA
- a CDS encoding YnfA family protein, giving the protein MEIVKSLFYFVLAGLCEIGGGYLVWLWLRQEKSFWFGLVGAVILFLYGMIPTLQPANFGRVYAAYSGIFIILAILWGWQVDRIAPDKFDLIGALIALIGVFVIMYWPRG; this is encoded by the coding sequence ATGGAAATTGTTAAATCACTCTTCTATTTTGTCTTAGCTGGGCTATGTGAAATTGGTGGCGGATACCTGGTGTGGTTATGGTTGCGGCAGGAGAAGAGTTTCTGGTTTGGTCTGGTTGGAGCAGTAATATTATTCCTGTATGGGATGATTCCAACGCTACAACCTGCCAACTTTGGACGAGTTTATGCAGCTTATAGTGGTATTTTTATCATCCTTGCGATTCTCTGGGGCTGGCAAGTCGACAGGATCGCTCCTGACAAGTTCGACTTGATTGGTGCTTTGATTGCACTTATAGGTGTTTTTGTGATTATGTATTGGCCTAGAGGTTAA
- a CDS encoding 1-acyl-sn-glycerol-3-phosphate acyltransferase, which translates to MVELAGINLIGLSSYRFTWFDWFCLWYPPGWLILFNRHWQHYHADPDGWNWLEYGLFLIPGGFYLALLIRWLRLGCRLPRNQGYEFEPKYQQAFSDEILAPIVKHYFRGELQQVENLPQTGPLIIAMNHAGMCFPWDFLALAYLLNEKRGWVLQPLAGAALFDHPWVIWWLPPGWSQVLGGIRAELDEFEAALAQKTILLYPPEGLRGPRKGWQKRYQLQTFDLSFIRLSDRYQIPILPVVCLGNESLHPLAFNLKKLAKQFQLPFLPISILIPVFVLFPSMGVWAMRSRLRYFIQPLYQTESTAATNAEQIQAQKSSLREERAVTYRQAQAFREKLQNQISQLF; encoded by the coding sequence ATGGTGGAGTTGGCTGGTATCAATTTAATTGGTTTGAGTAGCTATCGATTCACTTGGTTTGATTGGTTTTGCCTCTGGTATCCTCCAGGGTGGCTGATTTTATTTAACCGCCACTGGCAACATTATCATGCCGATCCCGATGGTTGGAATTGGCTGGAATATGGTTTGTTTCTGATTCCGGGTGGATTTTATTTAGCATTGCTAATCCGCTGGTTACGCTTGGGTTGCCGTTTACCTCGGAATCAGGGTTATGAGTTTGAGCCAAAGTATCAGCAAGCTTTCAGCGATGAAATTCTGGCTCCCATCGTGAAACATTATTTTCGCGGCGAGCTACAACAAGTTGAGAACTTGCCCCAAACAGGACCCTTGATTATCGCCATGAATCATGCTGGGATGTGTTTTCCTTGGGACTTTTTGGCGTTAGCTTATCTCCTAAACGAAAAACGGGGATGGGTTTTGCAACCGCTTGCTGGTGCTGCCTTATTTGACCACCCTTGGGTAATTTGGTGGTTGCCTCCTGGATGGTCGCAGGTATTGGGTGGTATCAGAGCAGAGTTAGATGAATTTGAGGCTGCACTCGCTCAAAAAACAATTCTACTTTACCCTCCAGAAGGTTTACGCGGTCCGAGGAAGGGGTGGCAAAAACGCTATCAACTACAAACTTTTGATTTGAGCTTTATTCGCTTGAGCGATCGCTATCAAATTCCCATTCTCCCAGTTGTTTGCTTAGGGAATGAATCCTTGCATCCTTTGGCTTTCAACCTCAAAAAATTAGCTAAACAATTCCAGCTACCGTTCTTGCCAATTTCCATTTTGATCCCAGTCTTTGTTCTCTTCCCATCAATGGGTGTTTGGGCAATGAGAAGTCGCCTACGTTACTTCATTCAGCCGCTCTATCAAACTGAGTCAACAGCAGCGACTAATGCAGAGCAAATTCAAGCACAAAAGTCTTCTTTAAGGGAAGAGCGCGCAGTTACTTACCGACAAGCGCAAGCATTTCGAGAAAAGCTGCAAAATCAAATTAGCCAGTTATTTTAA
- the smc gene encoding chromosome segregation protein SMC: MVYIKRLELSHFKSFGGTTQIPLLPGFTVVSGPNGSGKSNILDALLFALGLASSKGMRADRLPDLVSHNHSNRGRSTVEASVTVTFDLEGEAGEAGEERGQGSGVRDQGLEEQGKQGEKIQSKIQNPKLVEWSVTRRLRVTHQGTYTSTYYINGESCTQTELHEQLNKLRIYPEGYNVVLQGDVTGIISMNPRERREIIDELAGVATFDRKIIQAKETLNEVKEREDRCRIVEKELIAQRDRLSQDRIQAEKYQKLRTEFQHKQQWEAVLVWRSLQKQQEQLIEQIQAGDRTSAELATKLATLTAEIQQVTAELNQLNARVKTLGEEELLRLQSTLATQEAERRQLHQRQGELASAYETTTQAIRQKQLESEQHNHSLEQLEQEQQQVETQIIASLKQRDEAQQALDQSRAAASAIADASDVWVQQQTALNRQIETLLQTLEPQRTEQAQLRERNSQLNRQIQDQSQLIETIEPEIANNQHQLANVETQLIADADKIASLAQSLAATEQELQIQQQTQNRLLQEQREKQRQLDKLEAQVQAIQETQGTYATKVILQSGLSGLCGLVAQLGRVEPRYQLALETAAGARLGQLVVDDDGVAAAGIELLKQKRAGRATFLPLNKIQPQRFSPTMALRYTDGFIDYAINLIECDHRYQNVFAYVFGSTIVFDNLDTARRHLGQYRIVTLAGELLEPSGAMTGGSSPQRSGLHFGTSDTTESDEAVGLQTRLQEIERILERCNQAISSLAAKTKHLAQALTEARQQQRENQLHSEQLQKEIKSLTQQLAGGRSQLSQTTEQLAIAQSRLEVLDRDLPVQEAELHQLRQTLAQLEQSQVNSQWQQMQATIKNHEQQLQSRTEALRAAEQRLKDLENHCQRLQDKIQECEQRSQEYQRQAAEISTQDSEVKIHLAEISQRMEEIHAGLIQIEQRMQAQRQERDQVENKLRELHLTQQQLEWQQQKLQETQSTRREELTSLRTQLQTQMAELPDPLPEVPAQLDLEQLQRELRSLSKRLQAMEPVNMLALEEYERTTTRLDELSQKLVTLEAERTELLLRIENFTTLRQRAFNEAFDAVNQNFQAIFATLSEGDGYLQLDNPEDPFNSGLNLVAHPKGKPVQRLASMSGGEKSLTALSFIFALQRYRPSPFYAFDEVDMFLDGANVERLAKMIKQQAQQAQFIVVSLRRPMIESAERTIGVTQARGAYTQVLGLKL; encoded by the coding sequence ATGGTATATATCAAGCGCCTGGAACTCTCGCACTTCAAATCCTTTGGCGGCACCACCCAAATTCCTCTGCTGCCAGGATTTACTGTCGTTTCTGGACCAAATGGCTCAGGCAAGTCAAATATTCTCGATGCCTTGCTATTTGCCCTTGGTCTTGCCAGTTCCAAAGGAATGCGGGCAGATCGCCTACCTGACTTAGTTAGCCACAACCACAGCAACCGGGGACGCTCCACCGTAGAAGCTAGCGTTACCGTTACGTTTGACTTGGAAGGGGAGGCAGGGGAAGCAGGAGAAGAGAGGGGTCAGGGATCAGGGGTCAGGGATCAGGGATTAGAAGAGCAGGGGAAGCAGGGGGAGAAAATTCAATCCAAAATCCAAAATCCAAAATTGGTAGAATGGAGTGTCACCCGCCGGCTACGAGTTACTCATCAAGGTACTTACACTTCCACGTATTACATCAATGGCGAATCCTGTACCCAGACAGAACTCCACGAACAACTAAACAAGCTACGGATTTATCCAGAAGGCTACAATGTGGTACTGCAAGGGGATGTCACCGGCATTATTTCGATGAATCCGCGAGAGCGGCGAGAAATTATTGATGAGTTGGCTGGGGTGGCAACGTTCGATCGCAAGATTATTCAGGCTAAGGAAACGCTCAATGAAGTGAAGGAGCGGGAAGACCGCTGCCGGATTGTCGAAAAAGAATTAATTGCCCAACGTGATCGCTTGTCCCAAGACCGCATCCAAGCGGAAAAATACCAAAAGCTCCGCACTGAATTTCAACACAAGCAGCAGTGGGAAGCCGTTTTAGTTTGGCGATCGCTCCAAAAACAACAGGAACAACTAATTGAGCAAATCCAAGCAGGCGATCGCACTTCAGCTGAGTTGGCAACTAAGCTAGCTACCCTAACCGCAGAAATCCAACAGGTAACGGCTGAACTCAACCAATTAAATGCGCGAGTCAAAACACTGGGAGAAGAAGAACTTCTGCGGCTGCAATCTACCCTAGCGACTCAGGAGGCAGAACGACGGCAACTACACCAACGGCAAGGTGAGTTAGCAAGTGCTTATGAAACTACTACACAAGCCATTAGACAAAAACAGCTGGAAAGTGAGCAGCACAACCATTCCCTAGAACAGCTAGAGCAAGAACAACAGCAGGTAGAGACGCAAATCATTGCATCCTTAAAGCAACGAGATGAAGCGCAACAAGCCCTCGATCAAAGCCGAGCAGCAGCAAGTGCGATCGCAGATGCTTCCGATGTCTGGGTGCAGCAACAAACCGCCCTTAACCGTCAAATCGAAACTTTGCTGCAAACTCTAGAACCCCAACGCACGGAGCAAGCTCAGTTAAGAGAACGGAATAGCCAACTCAATCGGCAAATTCAAGATCAAAGCCAACTGATTGAAACCATAGAGCCGGAAATTGCTAATAACCAGCATCAGCTTGCTAATGTAGAAACGCAATTAATTGCTGATGCAGATAAAATTGCCTCCTTAGCTCAGTCCCTAGCAGCGACAGAACAAGAACTACAAATCCAGCAGCAAACCCAGAACCGATTACTGCAAGAGCAACGAGAAAAACAACGCCAGTTAGATAAACTGGAAGCCCAAGTCCAAGCAATACAGGAAACTCAAGGAACCTACGCCACCAAAGTCATCCTACAATCGGGGCTTAGTGGTCTATGTGGCTTGGTTGCCCAGCTCGGTAGAGTTGAACCCCGCTATCAACTGGCTTTAGAAACAGCAGCGGGGGCACGTTTGGGGCAGTTAGTGGTAGACGATGATGGCGTAGCAGCAGCTGGAATTGAATTGCTGAAACAAAAACGAGCTGGAAGAGCAACCTTCTTACCCCTGAACAAAATTCAGCCGCAGCGGTTTTCTCCAACGATGGCGCTGCGATATACCGATGGATTTATTGACTATGCAATTAATTTAATTGAGTGCGATCACCGTTACCAGAATGTATTCGCTTATGTTTTCGGCAGCACAATTGTCTTTGACAATCTGGATACAGCGCGGCGCCACCTGGGACAATATCGGATCGTCACTTTGGCAGGTGAACTGCTAGAACCCAGTGGAGCGATGACGGGTGGTAGTAGTCCCCAGCGTTCAGGGTTGCATTTTGGTACTAGTGACACCACAGAATCTGATGAGGCAGTTGGGTTACAAACTCGGTTGCAAGAGATTGAGCGGATTCTAGAGCGCTGTAATCAGGCAATTAGTTCGCTCGCAGCAAAGACAAAACATCTGGCTCAAGCACTGACAGAGGCGCGGCAACAGCAGCGAGAAAACCAACTGCACAGCGAGCAGTTACAGAAAGAAATTAAGAGTTTAACCCAGCAACTGGCTGGGGGGCGATCGCAACTTTCCCAAACTACCGAACAATTAGCAATTGCTCAATCACGTCTGGAAGTACTGGATCGAGATTTACCAGTACAGGAGGCTGAATTACACCAGTTACGGCAAACTTTAGCCCAATTGGAACAGTCTCAAGTAAATAGCCAATGGCAACAAATGCAGGCAACGATTAAAAATCACGAACAACAGTTGCAATCACGAACTGAGGCACTCCGCGCCGCAGAGCAACGGTTAAAAGATTTGGAAAATCATTGTCAGCGCCTGCAAGACAAAATTCAGGAATGCGAACAGCGATCGCAGGAATACCAGCGGCAAGCAGCAGAAATTAGCACTCAGGATTCAGAAGTTAAGATTCATTTGGCAGAGATTAGTCAGCGCATGGAGGAGATTCATGCCGGTTTGATTCAGATAGAGCAACGGATGCAAGCACAGAGGCAGGAACGCGATCAGGTTGAAAATAAACTGCGCGAACTGCATTTGACTCAACAACAGTTGGAATGGCAGCAGCAAAAACTTCAGGAAACCCAGTCAACTCGACGTGAAGAATTAACAAGCTTGCGAACTCAGCTGCAAACCCAAATGGCTGAATTACCCGATCCCCTCCCAGAGGTGCCAGCTCAACTGGATTTAGAACAGCTGCAACGGGAGCTGCGATCGCTCTCTAAACGTCTCCAAGCAATGGAACCCGTTAATATGCTGGCGCTGGAAGAATACGAACGTACCACTACCCGCCTCGACGAGCTGAGCCAAAAACTCGTGACTTTAGAAGCCGAGCGTACCGAATTACTATTGCGGATTGAAAACTTTACCACCCTGCGGCAACGCGCTTTTAACGAAGCCTTCGATGCCGTGAATCAAAACTTTCAGGCTATCTTTGCCACTTTATCCGAGGGCGATGGCTACTTGCAACTTGATAACCCCGAAGATCCCTTTAATAGTGGTCTCAACCTGGTTGCTCATCCGAAAGGTAAACCAGTGCAGCGGCTAGCTTCTATGTCTGGTGGGGAAAAATCTCTGACTGCCCTTAGCTTTATCTTTGCCTTGCAGCGCTACCGTCCCTCCCCTTTTTATGCCTTTGATGAAGTTGATATGTTTCTTGACGGGGCAAATGTAGAACGATTAGCTAAAATGATTAAACAGCAGGCACAACAAGCACAGTTTATAGTAGTAAGTCTGCGCCGACCAATGATAGAATCAGCCGAACGTACTATAGGCGTTACTCAAGCCCGAGGAGCTTATACTCAAGTCTTAGGACTAAAATTGTAA
- a CDS encoding PRC-barrel domain-containing protein, with protein MTSENIIKRSDILNTKAITDDNAKVLGVVSQLWVDIDRREVVALSLRDNLIAFAGVPKYMYLNSIRKIGDVILVDNEDVIEDIDAEAYSSLVNFEVITETGELLGRVRGFAFNPQTGKLYSLIIASLGLPQIPEQLLSTYELPIEEIVSSGPNRLIVFEGAEERVNQLTVGLLERLGIGKAPWERDEEEYYTPTTIRPENQLSSGVPLQAPAPRSQPIRTSQPVVQETWDEDDYEYEPVQPQPQPQPLRQRQYEPIQYEEDIEEEENWSEATDRDRYPTRYAEPAPRYPEPEPYAQKEYVEDYELEGDAWDDEPKPVNIPKKTKQPEYEEEGGY; from the coding sequence ATGACCTCTGAGAACATTATTAAACGCTCCGACATCTTGAACACTAAGGCGATCACTGATGACAATGCCAAGGTATTAGGGGTAGTTAGCCAATTATGGGTAGATATTGACCGGCGGGAGGTTGTAGCCCTTAGTTTGCGAGACAACCTGATCGCGTTTGCCGGGGTGCCAAAGTATATGTACCTTAACAGCATCCGCAAGATTGGTGATGTCATCCTAGTTGATAATGAGGATGTAATCGAAGATATCGACGCTGAAGCCTATAGCAGCCTGGTTAACTTCGAAGTGATCACAGAAACGGGTGAGCTTTTAGGTCGGGTGCGAGGTTTCGCCTTCAATCCGCAAACTGGTAAGCTTTATTCCCTGATCATTGCTTCTTTAGGCTTACCGCAAATTCCGGAGCAACTTCTGAGTACCTATGAGTTACCGATTGAAGAAATCGTCAGCAGTGGTCCTAACCGCCTGATTGTGTTTGAGGGAGCAGAAGAACGGGTGAACCAGTTGACGGTAGGGTTGTTGGAGCGCCTTGGTATTGGTAAAGCTCCTTGGGAGCGCGATGAAGAAGAGTACTATACTCCCACCACTATCAGACCAGAGAATCAATTGAGTAGTGGAGTACCCTTGCAAGCGCCAGCACCCAGATCGCAACCAATTCGGACTAGTCAACCGGTGGTGCAGGAAACTTGGGATGAAGATGATTACGAATATGAGCCAGTGCAGCCTCAACCTCAGCCTCAACCTCTGCGTCAACGCCAATATGAACCGATTCAATATGAGGAAGATATAGAGGAAGAAGAGAACTGGAGTGAGGCGACGGATCGCGATCGCTATCCAACAAGATATGCTGAACCAGCACCCAGGTACCCCGAACCAGAACCCTACGCGCAGAAGGAATACGTAGAAGACTATGAGCTAGAAGGCGATGCTTGGGACGATGAGCCAAAGCCTGTGAATATTCCGAAGAAAACGAAGCAGCCAGAGTACGAAGAAGAAGGCGGTTACTAA
- the hslO gene encoding Hsp33 family molecular chaperone HslO — MADQLIRATAAEGGIRAVGVITTRLTEEARQRHNLSYVATAALGRTMSASLLLASNMKRAGSRVNIRIKGNGPLEGILVDAGLDGTVRGYVDNPAIELPPNGKGKLDVGGAVGRDGYLYVVRDVGYGYPYSSTVELVSGEIGDDVTHYLVSSEQTPSALVLGVFVGAEGVTASGGILIQVLPKAARDEALIQTLESRVAALSGFTPLLQAGKTLPEMFEQLLGDMGLAILPETQLLRFDCGCSFNRVLGALKMLGEAELQDMIEKDDGAEATCHFCGQVYQASSDELAQLIVDLRAES, encoded by the coding sequence ATGGCAGATCAGTTAATTCGTGCCACAGCAGCTGAAGGAGGAATTCGCGCTGTAGGTGTCATTACGACCCGCCTGACTGAAGAAGCGAGGCAGCGGCACAATCTTTCCTATGTAGCAACAGCGGCTCTAGGTCGCACCATGTCAGCTAGTTTGTTGCTTGCCTCCAACATGAAACGTGCCGGATCGCGAGTCAATATTCGGATCAAGGGCAATGGTCCCTTAGAGGGGATTTTAGTGGATGCTGGCTTAGATGGAACCGTGCGCGGTTATGTAGATAACCCAGCTATTGAACTCCCACCGAATGGCAAGGGAAAATTGGACGTAGGTGGCGCGGTTGGACGAGATGGGTACCTATACGTAGTCAGGGATGTAGGATACGGATACCCTTACAGTAGTACAGTCGAACTAGTTTCCGGCGAAATTGGCGATGACGTGACTCACTACCTAGTAAGTTCTGAACAAACACCTTCAGCTCTGGTGTTGGGTGTATTTGTCGGAGCAGAAGGTGTGACGGCATCTGGAGGAATCCTGATCCAAGTCTTACCGAAGGCAGCAAGAGACGAAGCACTGATTCAAACTTTAGAATCGCGGGTAGCGGCGCTGTCGGGATTTACACCCCTATTGCAAGCCGGTAAAACGCTACCGGAAATGTTTGAACAATTATTGGGAGATATGGGGCTAGCTATCTTACCAGAAACCCAGTTATTGCGTTTTGACTGTGGTTGCTCATTTAATCGGGTTTTAGGTGCCTTAAAGATGCTTGGGGAAGCCGAGCTACAAGACATGATTGAAAAAGATGATGGAGCTGAGGCAACTTGCCACTTTTGTGGACAAGTATATCAGGCAAGCAGCGATGAACTGGCTCAGCTAATCGTAGATTTGAGAGCTGAATCATGA
- a CDS encoding chromosome segregation ATPase: MRDQSMPEGWSAGKSSRMEDTSKFPKSQPGNPGSQYLEDATLPPEPPGKTEPPSPLKPKRYWWKNWVIWAALASLSSGSVAFIAVTMLLKLPSAPNCPAIFWPLASASVRLYCAQVAANKQTAADLLKAIALVQALPDNHPLRLEANRSIEQWSQDVLALADEEFQAGRIEEAIALARKIPQNVPAYESIEAQISQWQSVWSEAEAIYKEVEAQLSEQRWHQAFMAAVRLLNVGNNYWATTKYAELNRLIETTRADANKLAKAQDLANSGGLDNLLKALKLAQSIGASSYIHQKAQDIIPAFGRQMLDLAQAALDRKEADEAIAIANQIPANTGLQAEAQDFVTLAEAWRSAWMNTIPSLEAAILTAQKIGLDRPSYSKAQELIARWQLEIEDVAHLDRARELSQGGTIGDLTAAITEAQLIPETNPRADEARQEIDSWRRQVETIEDRPYLDRAEELALPEDEASLQIAINEASQITRGRALYREAQRKIRRWTGQIERIQDQPYLDQARELASSGNLPAAIAAAQQIQPGRALSGEARAAINDWQGQIQARQNWRQARRIALVGTPDALVEAIRLANRVPANNPLRIDVNAAINQWSRVLLRIAQDRGAYDIPGGIAIAKQIPRSSDAYRVAQEQIATWEQFLNPANFKPASNLQPNN, translated from the coding sequence ATGAGAGATCAGAGTATGCCAGAGGGATGGTCTGCTGGTAAATCTTCCAGAATGGAGGATACGAGCAAGTTTCCCAAGTCTCAACCAGGAAATCCTGGCTCACAATACCTAGAGGATGCTACTTTACCACCTGAGCCACCAGGCAAAACTGAGCCGCCGAGTCCTCTTAAGCCAAAGCGGTACTGGTGGAAAAACTGGGTGATTTGGGCGGCATTGGCGAGTTTGTCTTCTGGCAGTGTGGCATTCATTGCAGTAACAATGTTACTGAAGCTGCCGTCTGCCCCAAACTGCCCTGCTATTTTCTGGCCGTTGGCTTCGGCATCAGTAAGGCTCTACTGTGCTCAAGTGGCGGCGAATAAGCAAACGGCAGCTGACTTATTGAAAGCGATTGCCCTTGTCCAAGCTCTGCCAGATAATCACCCGTTGCGCCTAGAAGCTAATCGTTCTATCGAACAGTGGTCGCAAGACGTTTTGGCTCTGGCAGATGAGGAGTTTCAGGCGGGTAGGATAGAAGAAGCGATCGCCCTTGCTCGTAAAATTCCCCAAAATGTTCCTGCTTATGAATCGATAGAAGCGCAGATTTCTCAGTGGCAGTCTGTTTGGTCAGAAGCAGAAGCAATCTATAAAGAAGTAGAAGCACAACTGTCTGAACAACGCTGGCATCAAGCGTTTATGGCTGCTGTGCGGTTGCTTAATGTGGGCAATAACTACTGGGCAACCACTAAGTATGCAGAACTGAATCGTCTGATTGAAACAACGCGGGCAGATGCTAATAAATTGGCAAAAGCTCAAGATTTAGCCAATAGTGGCGGCTTAGATAATCTACTAAAAGCACTCAAGCTGGCACAGTCAATTGGTGCAAGTAGTTATATACATCAGAAAGCCCAAGACATAATTCCAGCGTTTGGGCGGCAAATGCTCGATCTAGCTCAAGCAGCCCTAGACCGCAAGGAAGCGGATGAAGCGATCGCGATCGCGAATCAAATTCCTGCCAATACGGGTCTCCAAGCAGAAGCCCAGGATTTTGTTACCCTGGCTGAGGCATGGCGCAGCGCTTGGATGAACACGATTCCAAGTTTGGAAGCAGCAATTTTGACTGCTCAGAAGATTGGCTTAGACAGACCTTCATACAGCAAAGCTCAGGAACTGATCGCTCGTTGGCAGCTAGAAATTGAAGACGTTGCTCATCTCGATCGAGCGCGCGAACTTTCCCAAGGGGGAACCATAGGAGACTTAACAGCAGCAATCACAGAAGCCCAACTTATTCCTGAGACAAACCCTCGTGCCGACGAAGCTAGGCAAGAGATTGACAGTTGGCGGCGGCAAGTCGAGACAATTGAAGATAGACCTTATCTTGACCGAGCGGAAGAACTAGCGCTACCGGAGGACGAGGCTTCCTTGCAAATAGCAATCAATGAGGCAAGTCAGATTACTAGAGGTCGCGCCCTTTACCGAGAAGCCCAAAGGAAAATCCGCAGATGGACGGGTCAGATTGAGCGGATTCAAGACCAGCCTTATTTAGACCAGGCAAGAGAACTGGCAAGTAGTGGCAACCTTCCCGCTGCCATTGCTGCTGCTCAACAGATTCAACCAGGAAGGGCACTTTCTGGTGAGGCGCGAGCCGCAATCAATGATTGGCAAGGACAAATCCAAGCCAGACAAAATTGGCGACAGGCGCGCCGAATTGCACTTGTGGGAACACCAGATGCCTTAGTGGAGGCAATTCGCCTAGCAAATCGAGTGCCAGCGAATAACCCGCTACGAATAGATGTCAATGCGGCAATCAACCAATGGAGTCGAGTATTGTTGAGAATTGCCCAAGACCGAGGTGCGTATGATATTCCCGGCGGGATAGCGATCGCTAAGCAAATTCCACGTAGCAGTGACGCTTATCGGGTAGCGCAAGAGCAAATTGCAACTTGGGAACAGTTTTTAAATCCTGCTAATTTTAAGCCTGCATCTAACTTACAGCCGAATAATTAA
- a CDS encoding CAAD domain-containing protein, whose translation MESQQQPEFKDPNTPETTVALEPAPMSNFSPTSQSVQKGRWIFTQVYIFLSQLTQNLGRFWNDYKQLVISLALILVAFIALRVVFAVVDALNDIPLLAPTFQLIGIAYSIWFVSRYLLQESNRQELYQKFQSLLNQQ comes from the coding sequence ATGGAATCCCAACAACAACCAGAATTCAAAGATCCCAACACTCCAGAGACTACAGTGGCATTAGAACCTGCACCGATGTCAAACTTCTCCCCAACTTCTCAGTCTGTGCAGAAAGGTCGGTGGATTTTCACCCAAGTTTACATCTTTTTGTCCCAGCTGACTCAAAACTTAGGTAGGTTTTGGAATGATTACAAACAGTTAGTTATCAGCTTGGCACTGATTCTGGTAGCATTTATTGCCCTTAGGGTGGTATTTGCGGTAGTGGATGCTCTAAATGATATTCCACTACTGGCACCAACTTTTCAGCTGATTGGTATTGCCTACTCAATCTGGTTTGTTAGCCGCTATTTACTTCAGGAATCAAACCGACAGGAGTTGTATCAAAAATTCCAATCACTCCTAAACCAGCAATAG
- a CDS encoding SDR family oxidoreductase produces the protein MAPTVLITGASQGIGKATALLFASQGYDLVLAARQPDRLAAVGQEIQSLGRQALTVPTDVKDPEQVKILIQKALEQYNAIDVLINNAGIYISGPVEEFSLEDWHQAIDTNLWGYIHTIQALLPHFIERGTGTIVNLSSIGGKVPVPYLVPYNTSKFAVTGLTEAMHSELKPKGIHVCGIYPNLIKSSFMERAIFQGKDKEDAQARVDQLNQVLSTPVIEKPEDVAQAIWDAVKHQRSEVLVGSANVSKAAYNFLPGIMQWLFRQGFKHKA, from the coding sequence ATGGCTCCTACAGTTCTAATTACAGGTGCTTCTCAAGGCATCGGCAAAGCAACTGCTTTATTATTTGCTAGTCAAGGGTATGACTTAGTACTGGCAGCGCGTCAGCCCGATCGCTTAGCAGCAGTCGGTCAAGAAATTCAATCCCTTGGCCGTCAAGCATTAACGGTTCCCACTGATGTTAAAGACCCTGAGCAGGTAAAAATACTTATTCAGAAGGCACTGGAACAATATAACGCTATCGATGTGCTGATCAATAATGCAGGTATCTACATTTCAGGACCAGTAGAGGAATTTTCCCTGGAAGATTGGCATCAGGCTATAGATACTAATTTATGGGGGTATATCCATACTATCCAAGCACTATTACCTCATTTCATCGAACGCGGTACCGGAACAATTGTTAACCTGAGTTCCATTGGCGGCAAAGTGCCTGTCCCCTACTTAGTTCCCTACAATACTAGTAAGTTTGCCGTGACTGGTTTAACTGAAGCAATGCACTCGGAATTAAAGCCTAAAGGCATTCACGTGTGTGGAATTTATCCCAACTTGATCAAGAGTAGTTTCATGGAACGGGCAATCTTTCAGGGCAAGGATAAAGAAGATGCTCAAGCCCGTGTAGATCAGCTCAATCAGGTATTGAGTACCCCCGTAATTGAGAAACCTGAAGATGTTGCACAGGCGATCTGGGATGCAGTAAAACATCAACGGTCTGAGGTGCTGGTAGGCTCTGCAAATGTGTCAAAGGCAGCTTATAATTTCTTGCCTGGAATCATGCAGTGGCTTTTCCGGCAAGGATTTAAGCACAAAGCCTAA